A genomic region of bacterium contains the following coding sequences:
- a CDS encoding GntR family transcriptional regulator, producing the protein MPAAPPPIPRLSLTDHVAEALFRRLVAGDLRPGDRLTEVQLAEELQVSRTPVREALQRLTTLRLLEHDTHRGARVAGPSLGELCQVYEVRECLEGMAARLFALRAGEQERAALRETWRQVEQARSRGDALGVRMLDFDLHRQIIRGGGNDYLGGAGHAEALMLLAYLVRRSSAAGDDAPPPALAPAPADPHLDIMAAIEVHDAPAAEAAMRAHVRGTRESLAQALDPAEYGRLYPDGPERVRC; encoded by the coding sequence ATGCCAGCCGCGCCCCCGCCCATACCCCGCCTGTCTCTCACCGACCATGTCGCGGAGGCGCTCTTCCGCCGCCTGGTCGCCGGGGACTTGCGCCCCGGCGATCGCCTCACCGAAGTCCAACTCGCCGAGGAACTGCAGGTCAGTCGCACTCCGGTCCGCGAGGCCCTGCAGCGCCTCACGACCCTGCGCCTGCTGGAACATGACACCCATCGCGGCGCACGCGTGGCGGGGCCCTCGCTGGGTGAGCTGTGCCAGGTGTATGAGGTGCGCGAGTGCCTGGAGGGCATGGCCGCCCGGTTGTTCGCCCTGCGGGCCGGAGAGCAGGAGCGAGCCGCCCTGCGCGAGACCTGGCGCCAGGTCGAGCAGGCGCGGTCCCGGGGCGACGCCCTCGGCGTGCGGATGCTGGACTTCGACCTGCACCGGCAGATCATCCGGGGTGGCGGCAACGACTACCTGGGCGGGGCCGGCCACGCCGAGGCGTTGATGCTGCTGGCGTACCTCGTGCGGCGGTCGAGCGCCGCCGGTGACGATGCCCCCCCGCCGGCCCTCGCCCCCGCTCCCGCCGATCCCCATCTTGACATCATGGCCGCCATCGAGGTCCATGACGCCCCGGCCGCCGAAGCGGCCATGCGCGCCCACGTCCGCGGCACGCGCGAGAGCCTTGCGCAGGCGCTGGACCCCGCCGAGTACGGCCGTCTGTATCCCGACGGGCCGGAGCGTGTCCGATGCTGA